A single genomic interval of Megalobrama amblycephala isolate DHTTF-2021 linkage group LG17, ASM1881202v1, whole genome shotgun sequence harbors:
- the si:dkey-7l6.3 gene encoding zinc finger and SCAN domain-containing protein 2 gives MANYRAFHTQLATIMETLTRAAVAEICELVDDGYAVLHIEISRHQKENEELRRKLQLIESIVAARGFSDETTVARDGRCDSSARESLVGRKTSGGGESTSRGAVAEVREFRDEGDLIQMQIKEEGLEQPPLGDEDEDEDEGESVSAVAHDSPKLDVAELSGQDSHTLSHSPDHDTHSHTLTFADTHSGADESQHSSVDLSASDNASFSLAQSVSDTRTSHLHRVFQEDLCAKNDLDPVSDWAAHSVRNTLAHLQTSPQRIGGSDSFVSHNSPLFAAQRLVALGNVSGLGLYGRLGALRGGGASKRHFICSICGKSFTTSQSLDTHMRIHTGERPYRCEQCGKRFTQSGHLTAHQTVHTGERPYECTRCGKRFAGKQYLRIHTKKHHPDLHALSQIPTNTQQDTLP, from the exons ATGGCGAATTACCGGGCGTTTCACACCCAGCTCGCGACCATCATGGAGACACTGACTCGTGCGGCGGTGGCAGAAATCTGCGAGCTTGTGGACGATGGCTACGCCGTTTTACACATCGAGATCTCACGCCATCAGAAGGAGAACGAGGAGCTCCGACGGAAACTGCAGCTTATAGAGTCTATAGTTGCGGCGCGGGGGTTCAGCGACGAAACGACGGTGGCGCGAGACGGTCGGTGTGACAGTAGTGCTCGCGAGTCACTAGTGGGCAGAAAAACGTCCGGAGGCGGAGAGTCCACCAGCCGGGGTGCAGTGGCAGAG GTGCGCGAGTTTCGCGATGAAGGAGATTTGATCCAGATGCAAATCAAAGAGGAGGGTCTCGAGCAGCCGCCGCTGGGAG atgaggatgaagatgagGACGAAGGTGAAAGTGTCTCTGCCGTAGCTCACGACTCTCCTAAACTAGATGTTGCTGAGCTCTCGGGACAggactctcacacactctcacactcccCTGACCATGACACACACTCTCATACGCTCACATTTGCAGACACACACTCTGGCGCTGACGAGTCCCAGCACTCCAGCGTCGATTTGTCTGCTTCGGATAACGCTTCCTTCTCCCTTGCTCAATCCGTGTCGGATACTCGCACTTCCCATCTCCATCGAGTGTTTCAGGAAGACTTGTGCGCGAAGAATGACCTGGACCCGGTATCCGATTGGGCCGCACACTCTGTCCGTAATACACTCGCACACTTGCAGACCTCACCACAGAGGATTGGTGGGTCAGACTCTTTTGTATCACATAATTCTCCCTTGTTTGCGGCACAGCGTCTCGTTGCTCTGGGTAACGTCTCAGGACTGGGTCTTTATGGGCGGCTGGGCGCTCTACGGGGAGGCGGAGCCAGCAAGCGACACTTCATCTGCTCAAtctgtgggaagagtttcaccaCATCGCAGAGTTTGGACACGCACATGCGCATTCACACTGGAGAACGCCCGTATCGCTGTGAGCAGTGCGGGAAGCGTTTCACACAGTCTGGACACCTTACGGCTCACCAGACTGTCCACACCGGAGAGAGACCGTACGAGTGCACCCGCTGTGGAAAACGATTTGCAGGAAAACAGTACCTGCGCATACACACCAAGAAACACCACCCTGACTTACACGCACTCTCTCAAATACCGACTAACACACAGCAGGACACATTGCCCTGA